In Arachis hypogaea cultivar Tifrunner chromosome 2, arahy.Tifrunner.gnm2.J5K5, whole genome shotgun sequence, a genomic segment contains:
- the LOC112737075 gene encoding type I inositol polyphosphate 5-phosphatase 4 → MRDENSKKSKFSWPKTLVRKWFNIKSKDEDFQSDDVFYNGVDEDWRSNNTNYSQKEECTIKKSKAERAKRRHSDRIRRSRIDHDTAQIIDVHNYRIFVATWNVAGKSPPDYLSLEDWLHSSPPADIYVLGFQEIVPLNAGNVLGTEDNGPARKWLTLIRKTLNSLPGTSGECNTTSPLPDPVVELEDDFEGSTRQKATSFFHRRSFQSLSRSMRMDADMSMPQPCLDRRLSVCDRMIFSHQASDYDPSYKWGSSDDEIGPADSPVAAQYSPVSYRGFSMENRDRRKGHSRYCLVGKKQMVGIFLTVWVKSDIRADVHNMKVSCVGRGLMGYLGNKGSISVSMFLHRTSFCFICTHLTSGQKEGDELRRNSDVMEILRKTRFPRVNGDESSPQTILEHDRIIWLGDLNYRIALSYRAAKALVEMHNWKILLENDQLHIEQSQGRVFEGWNEGKIYFPPTYKYSNNSDRYAGDERHSKQKRRTPAWCDRILWYGRGLRQLSYVRGESRFSDHRPVYSIFLAEVESISRSRIKKCSSCTSSRIEVEELLPDPDGYSYHDFRFFS, encoded by the exons ATGAGAGATGAGAACTCGAAGAAAAGCAAG ttTTCATGGCCTAAAACACTGGTCAGGAAGTGGTTCAATATCAAGAGCAAAGATGAAGATTTTCAATCAGATGATGTCTTCTACAATG GTGTTGATGAAGATTGGAGGAGCAACAACACCAACTATTCACAGAAGGAGGAATGCACTATCAAGAAAAGCAAAGCAG AGAGAGCGAAGAGAAGGCATTCGGATAGAATTCGGCGTAGTAGGATTGACCATGATACGGCTCAGATAATCGATGTGCATAACTATAG AATCTTTGTTGCAACTTGGAATGTAGCCGGAAAATCTCCGCCGGATTATTTGAGTCTTGAAGATTGGCTTCACAGCTCTCCACCTGCTGATATCTATGTTCTTGG GTTTCAAGAAATAGTACCTCTCAATGCCGGTAATGTTTTGGGGACAGAAGACAATGGCCCTGCCAGAAAATGGCTGACTCTTATTAGGAAGACCCTAAACAGTCTTCCAGGAACAAGTGGGGAATGCAACACTACTTCACCACTTCCTGATCCTGTGGTGGAGCTGGAAGATGATTTCGAGGGATCGACGAGGCAGAAGGCGACCTCTTTCTTCCATCGGAGGTCTTTCCAATCCTTGAGTCGTAGTATGAGAATGGATGCTGACATGTCAATGCCTCAACCGTGCCTAGATCGTCGTCTCAGTGTCTGCGATAGAATGATATTTTCTCACCAGGCAAGTGACTATGATCCCAGTTACAAATGGGGTTCCTCGGATGATGAAATCGGGCCTGCTGACTCCCCGGTTGCAGCACAGTATTCGCCGGTGTCATATAGAGGTTTCTCCATGGAGAATAGAGATAGAAGGAAAGGGCACTCCAGATACTGCTTGGTTGGTAAAAAGCAAATGGTTGGGATATTTCTGACAGTTTGGGTGAAAAGTGATATCAGAGCCGATGTTCACAACATGAAAGTTTCTTGTGTTGGCCGAGGATTGATGGGATATCTCGGAAACAAG GGCTCCATATCAGTTAGCATGTTTTTGCACCGAACAAGCTTTTGCTTCATCTGCACACATCTTACTTCTGGACAAAAAGAGGGCGACGAGCTGCGCAGGAATTCGGATGTAATGGAGATTCTCAGAAAGACAAGGTTTCCCCGAGTCAACGGCGACGAGAGTTCTCCACAGACAATTCTAGAACATGA TCGAATAATATGGCTGGGGGATTTGAATTATCGGATAGCCCTTTCTTACCGTGCAGCAAAAGCTCTTGTCGAGATGCATAATTGGAAGATTTTGCTAGAAAATGACCAG TTGCATATAGAGCAGAGCCAAGGTCGTGTCTTCGAAGGATGGAATGAAGGGAAAATATATTTCCCTCCAACATACAAGTATTCAAACAATTCAGACAGATATGCAGGCGATGAAAGGCACTCGAAACAAAAGAGAAGAACTCCAGCATG GTGTGATCGAATCTTGTGGTATGGAAGAGGCCTCCGCCAATTATCTTATGTTCGTGGAGAGTCAAGATTCTCCGATCATAGACCGGTTTATAGCATATTCCTGGCAGAAGTTGAATCTATTAGTCGTAGCCGAATAAAAAAATGTTCCAGTTGCACCAGTTCAAGGATTGAAGTAGAGGAATTACTGCCTGATCCAGATGGTTACAGTTACCATGATTTTAGATTCTTTTCATGA